Proteins encoded by one window of Vibrio panuliri:
- the ycfP gene encoding alpha/beta hydrolase YcfP, producing MIIYLHGFDSTSPGNHEKVLQLQFIDDDVRFINYSTLHPKHDMQHLLKEVHKVVEQSDDPNPIICGVGLGGYWSERIGFLCGIKQVIFNPNLHPERNMQGRIDRPEEYEDIATKCVEEFRNKNRERCLVILSKEDEVVDNQQSASELEAYYTIIWDENEPHKFKKISQHLQKMKAFKQGD from the coding sequence ATGATTATCTACTTACACGGATTTGATAGTACCAGCCCGGGTAACCACGAGAAGGTTCTTCAACTTCAATTTATTGATGATGACGTCAGATTCATCAACTACAGTACCCTGCATCCAAAGCATGATATGCAGCACCTTTTAAAAGAAGTGCATAAAGTGGTCGAGCAGTCGGACGATCCTAACCCAATCATTTGCGGGGTAGGGCTTGGGGGCTATTGGTCTGAGCGCATTGGTTTTTTATGCGGTATTAAACAGGTTATTTTTAACCCGAATTTGCACCCAGAGCGTAATATGCAAGGTCGCATTGATCGCCCTGAAGAGTATGAAGATATCGCCACCAAATGTGTGGAAGAGTTTCGCAACAAAAACCGCGAGCGTTGCTTGGTGATTTTGTCTAAAGAAGATGAGGTTGTCGACAATCAGCAGTCAGCGAGTGAACTTGAAGCTTACTACACGATTATTTGGGATGAGAATGAACCGCATAAGTTCAAGAAGATTTCTCAGCACTTACAAAAGATGAAGGCATTCAAACAAGGTGATTAA
- a CDS encoding phosphotransferase — translation MARMSWREACQLDSSLVSLERFFTVPPDYAQTLTGGLTNRCWKIVESNGRAYVWRPTTPITQAFSISRFQEFQILSSIQDSGLSPKPVSINDKGLLVEWLEGASLADSLSFEQLLEALVAVHNVPTTRIPVAPFNFTARVDHYWIQLKPELKSEEYQTIYRDWRNAPSLAEVTATLCHFDLAGYNMVASEAGIQIIDWEYATIGDPRLDLTLSIDVADVDEMEAIHQYCQMRQIEGIDDWFEGVRAWRPRANMMAMLWYLLAFQLWGDEYYYQQAEQLKQQFCT, via the coding sequence ATGGCGCGAATGTCTTGGCGTGAAGCATGTCAGTTAGATAGTTCATTGGTGTCATTGGAGCGTTTCTTTACTGTGCCCCCTGATTATGCACAGACCTTAACAGGGGGCCTGACCAACCGTTGTTGGAAAATTGTTGAATCAAATGGACGCGCCTATGTGTGGCGACCGACGACTCCTATCACCCAAGCCTTTTCAATTTCTCGTTTTCAAGAGTTTCAAATCCTCTCATCGATCCAAGACAGTGGTCTTAGCCCCAAACCCGTGTCAATCAATGACAAAGGCTTGCTTGTTGAATGGTTAGAAGGTGCCTCATTAGCCGACTCTCTGTCGTTTGAACAACTGCTTGAAGCGCTCGTGGCGGTGCATAACGTGCCAACGACTCGCATCCCCGTCGCACCGTTTAATTTCACTGCACGGGTCGACCACTATTGGATACAGTTAAAGCCCGAACTAAAAAGTGAAGAATACCAAACAATTTACCGTGATTGGCGTAATGCCCCTAGCTTGGCTGAGGTGACGGCGACCTTATGCCATTTTGATCTTGCGGGCTATAACATGGTGGCGTCTGAGGCCGGAATTCAGATCATTGATTGGGAGTACGCGACGATTGGTGACCCAAGATTGGATTTGACGCTCAGCATTGATGTCGCTGATGTCGATGAAATGGAAGCAATTCACCAATACTGTCAAATGAGACAGATTGAGGGTATTGATGACTGGTTTGAAGGCGTGAGAGCTTGGCGTCCAAGAGCCAATATGATGGCGATGTTGTGGTACTTACTGGCTTTTCAGTTATGGGGAGATGAGTATTACTACCAACAAGCGGAGCAATTGAAACAACAGTTTTGCACGTGA
- the lpoB gene encoding penicillin-binding protein activator LpoB, with translation MNKSVIALLGLAVALGGCSNQVSYGDAQAVETTTIDFGSTDLQTIAGEMVDSMLKSGSVAAITRDSRPIVFVERIKNKTSEHIDTESITDSISTKMLNSGKFRFVDMGRVEAVREQLNFQNNDELANQSNAIQFGKMVGAQYMLYGNLSSIAKSAGSDKDVYYKMTMRLMDLETGLIEWADETEIRKQQSKSFLGL, from the coding sequence ATGAATAAGAGTGTTATTGCACTACTTGGTCTTGCTGTTGCATTGGGTGGCTGTTCAAATCAAGTCAGTTACGGTGACGCGCAAGCGGTAGAAACAACCACGATCGACTTTGGTTCGACGGATCTACAAACGATTGCCGGTGAAATGGTCGACAGCATGTTGAAATCGGGTTCGGTTGCGGCGATTACTCGTGATTCTCGTCCAATCGTGTTTGTTGAGCGCATCAAGAACAAAACCAGTGAACACATTGATACTGAGTCCATCACCGATTCAATCAGCACCAAAATGCTCAACTCTGGTAAATTCCGTTTTGTTGACATGGGTCGTGTAGAAGCGGTGCGTGAGCAACTAAACTTCCAGAACAACGATGAGCTTGCGAATCAAAGCAACGCGATTCAGTTCGGTAAGATGGTAGGCGCGCAATACATGCTTTACGGCAACCTTTCAAGTATTGCCAAATCTGCAGGTAGTGACAAAGACGTTTACTACAAAATGACGATGCGTTTGATGGATCTTGAAACGGGCCTAATCGAATGGGCTGACGAGACAGAAATCCGTAAACAGCAATCTAAGAGCTTTCTTGGCCTATAA
- a CDS encoding YcfL family protein, which translates to MKKFVLVILSMFAIAGCATNTSGLRIDGDTQKVLFANDSMSRSLAVNDITTAVVDGHTQGIVSLTSNISSDHDLLYRFYWYDDQGLEVSKLGNWRRLIIRGEETVSISEISVSPEATQFRVQIRNNND; encoded by the coding sequence ATGAAGAAATTCGTATTAGTGATCTTATCAATGTTTGCCATTGCAGGATGTGCGACAAACACCTCTGGATTAAGAATCGATGGCGATACGCAAAAAGTGCTGTTTGCGAACGACTCCATGTCACGCAGTTTAGCCGTGAATGACATTACCACCGCGGTGGTGGATGGACATACGCAAGGTATCGTTAGCTTGACCAGTAATATTAGCTCAGACCATGATTTGCTCTACCGTTTTTACTGGTATGACGATCAAGGGTTAGAAGTGAGTAAGTTAGGCAATTGGCGCCGTTTGATTATTCGCGGTGAAGAAACGGTTTCTATATCGGAAATATCCGTAAGCCCTGAAGCGACTCAATTTAGAGTTCAAATTCGAAATAATAATGATTAA
- a CDS encoding COG3014 family protein yields MNKAIRFIVLSMSALQLTACANFSAGNLFSHYSAQNQEVYQAVKRGDYAAAEQALPDDIAGDILDNFEKGRVYLLNNNAQQSQSSFELSDQAIRREQDKATVSITDTATSIGSLAVNDNLNIYYPADYELGFLHLYLGLNYVKENKLDDALVEMRRANQVQERARAERERQLENAQSEMESQGLTPNLGSVLAKYPDAGKKLQAVQNAYLMYLSALLYETDGDLNSAYVDYRRALAVMPDNRAVIDSTMRTARRLGMSDDLRLLQKRYGKAQANQVGKARVIIIQEQDTVEAMQDWRLSLPLYDSRGNGALYSLALPYYAPSQNVTLPPLRLNNSTVQSELLADVNLMAQQDLSERMPSIILRQALRVVAKDRIRKEAASKDDVGNLLFNVWNTLTEQPDTRSWQTLPAAVRSSSMMVEAGQQRLDIGGRSYQFSVSEGNTALVWLSRQGNNATVWHKQLGRL; encoded by the coding sequence TTGAATAAAGCGATTCGATTCATCGTGCTATCCATGAGTGCTTTGCAACTGACGGCTTGCGCTAACTTTTCTGCTGGGAATTTGTTTAGTCACTATAGTGCGCAGAACCAAGAAGTTTACCAAGCGGTAAAACGGGGCGATTATGCCGCAGCTGAACAAGCGCTTCCTGACGATATTGCTGGCGATATTCTGGATAATTTCGAGAAAGGTAGGGTCTACCTACTGAACAACAATGCACAGCAGAGTCAGTCCTCTTTTGAGTTGAGTGATCAGGCGATACGTCGAGAGCAAGACAAAGCCACAGTTTCGATTACCGATACCGCGACCAGTATTGGCTCTTTGGCGGTCAATGATAACCTTAACATCTATTATCCTGCGGATTATGAGCTTGGGTTTCTCCATCTATACTTAGGGCTAAACTACGTCAAAGAGAACAAGTTAGATGATGCGTTAGTCGAAATGCGTCGCGCTAATCAGGTGCAAGAACGTGCTCGCGCTGAGCGAGAAAGACAGCTAGAAAACGCTCAATCAGAGATGGAGTCTCAGGGACTAACACCAAACTTAGGTAGTGTGTTGGCAAAGTATCCTGATGCGGGCAAGAAGCTACAAGCGGTTCAAAATGCTTACCTCATGTATTTGTCGGCATTGTTGTATGAGACTGATGGTGATCTCAATAGTGCGTATGTTGACTATCGTCGCGCGTTGGCAGTGATGCCTGATAACCGCGCGGTAATTGACAGCACAATGCGAACTGCGCGTCGCTTGGGCATGAGTGATGATCTGCGTTTGCTGCAAAAGCGATATGGCAAAGCCCAAGCTAATCAGGTTGGCAAGGCGAGGGTGATCATTATTCAGGAGCAGGACACCGTTGAAGCGATGCAAGATTGGCGGTTATCTTTACCCCTTTATGACAGTCGTGGAAACGGCGCGTTGTATTCTCTAGCCTTGCCTTATTATGCGCCGAGCCAAAATGTGACCTTACCGCCATTGCGGCTAAACAATTCAACTGTTCAGAGCGAGCTCTTAGCGGATGTGAATCTTATGGCGCAGCAAGATCTCTCTGAACGAATGCCGAGTATTATTTTACGTCAAGCACTGCGAGTGGTTGCCAAAGATCGGATTCGTAAAGAAGCGGCCAGCAAAGACGATGTTGGTAACTTATTATTCAATGTCTGGAACACGCTCACTGAGCAGCCAGATACACGTAGTTGGCAAACGCTACCAGCGGCTGTGCGTTCGAGCAGCATGATGGTTGAAGCAGGACAACAACGTTTGGATATCGGGGGACGGTCATATCAGTTTAGTGTTTCTGAAGGGAACACCGCGTTGGTATGGTTATCTCGTCAAGGAAACAATGCTACGGTGTGGCATAAGCAACTAGGAAGATTGTGA
- the hinT gene encoding purine nucleoside phosphoramidase, translating to MAEETIFSKIIRKEIPADVVYQDDLVTAFRDINPRAPKHILIIPNKLIPTVNDVEVDDELAMGRMFTVAKKIAQEEGIAEDGYRLIVNCNAHGGQEVYHIHMHLVGGAPLGPLLMN from the coding sequence ATGGCTGAAGAGACTATTTTTAGTAAAATTATTCGTAAAGAAATCCCTGCCGACGTAGTGTACCAAGATGATCTTGTCACTGCGTTTCGTGATATTAACCCACGTGCGCCAAAACATATTCTTATCATTCCGAATAAATTGATCCCAACCGTCAACGATGTTGAAGTGGATGATGAACTCGCAATGGGACGCATGTTTACTGTCGCGAAAAAAATCGCTCAAGAGGAAGGCATTGCTGAGGACGGTTACCGTTTGATTGTGAACTGTAACGCCCATGGTGGACAAGAAGTGTACCATATTCATATGCATCTAGTGGGCGGCGCACCATTGGGTCCATTGCTAATGAACTAA
- a CDS encoding methyl-accepting chemotaxis protein, translating into MKGSVIRRMYAGFTLIILMFAVSTFMALRSMEQIHANFASVTNTSLPLVSLSNRTNVALLSADKLFKDYLTTQSFERMDAIRAQFVEAEKHYGDTLQQLESASANDPSLLARFDEVKQIEQRYFTEAKDAMDNYRNMFEAQEQVQLSTRQFQRLHSQLSTGMKEYVDTQDNIAVKLMSKSYFEKLNDAEVITSDALASSDPEIVAQAVTKNKKAVTHLNYAYRGLAVQMPSLKEKFDAPVAQFTIDIGQKGGVLDQHDNYLNARKALYENIANLTQEVDKSRALLDSFSASAQESLNSSLSDAGAVYDSGFVRAIFLCVGVVALAAGIGYHIAQSVRSPLHRILKTLEALSQGDMTQRIDIKYKNEFSRVSGHINTLADNLHNILLQLNQASDDLTQTANTNQHTLTGAQSQLDQQRQQTASVATAMNEMSQSVEEVAQSAQNSLQMVEQVSMASDQGRQIMSASITTINHLEMRLTESVDAVKQLQNMSGQIGSILDVIRNIAEQTNLLALNAAIEAARAGEQGRGFAVVADEVRVLAQRTTESTTEIESMIGELQSSSSSASNVIQSCMQDMTLTVDQASDANSAMEEIQSLIIQISDMAGHISSACTEQNSTTTTIAQSVEEINEIADSSYRAMTDIAEASSTLTRLASQQGDLVHQFRL; encoded by the coding sequence ATGAAGGGCTCGGTGATCAGACGCATGTACGCTGGCTTTACATTGATCATATTAATGTTCGCGGTGTCGACTTTTATGGCACTGAGGAGCATGGAACAAATTCATGCCAACTTCGCTAGTGTCACCAACACCTCGCTGCCGTTAGTGTCATTATCCAACCGCACCAATGTTGCGTTGCTTTCTGCCGATAAGCTATTCAAAGATTACCTGACTACGCAAAGTTTTGAGCGTATGGACGCTATCCGAGCTCAATTTGTCGAAGCAGAGAAGCACTACGGGGATACGTTGCAACAACTTGAATCCGCCAGTGCCAATGACCCCTCACTATTGGCGCGTTTTGATGAGGTCAAGCAGATCGAGCAACGCTACTTTACCGAAGCGAAAGATGCGATGGATAACTATCGCAATATGTTCGAAGCACAAGAGCAAGTTCAACTTTCCACTCGCCAGTTTCAACGCTTGCACTCCCAACTGAGCACGGGCATGAAAGAATATGTCGATACACAAGACAATATCGCCGTAAAACTGATGTCGAAAAGCTATTTTGAGAAACTCAATGATGCAGAGGTAATTACCTCCGACGCATTAGCAAGTAGCGACCCGGAAATAGTGGCGCAAGCTGTTACCAAAAACAAAAAAGCCGTTACCCATCTTAACTACGCCTATCGCGGCTTGGCTGTGCAGATGCCTTCTCTAAAAGAAAAGTTTGATGCACCAGTTGCCCAATTTACCATCGATATCGGTCAAAAAGGCGGAGTACTCGACCAACATGACAACTATCTGAATGCCCGCAAAGCCTTGTATGAAAACATCGCGAACTTGACACAAGAAGTGGACAAGTCTCGAGCACTACTTGACTCTTTTAGCGCTAGTGCCCAAGAGAGCCTAAACAGTTCATTAAGTGATGCAGGCGCAGTTTATGACTCCGGATTTGTTCGTGCTATTTTCTTGTGTGTCGGCGTGGTTGCGCTGGCTGCCGGGATTGGTTATCACATTGCACAAAGTGTACGTAGCCCACTCCATCGCATTCTAAAAACGCTCGAAGCTCTTAGCCAAGGCGATATGACACAGCGCATTGATATTAAGTACAAAAATGAGTTCAGCCGTGTTAGCGGACATATCAATACGCTAGCAGACAACCTCCACAATATTTTGCTGCAATTGAATCAGGCATCTGACGATTTAACCCAAACGGCCAACACCAACCAACACACTCTCACGGGGGCGCAGAGCCAGCTCGATCAACAACGTCAACAAACCGCGAGTGTCGCGACCGCGATGAATGAAATGAGCCAGTCGGTTGAAGAAGTGGCGCAAAGTGCGCAAAACTCATTGCAAATGGTTGAGCAAGTTTCGATGGCGTCAGACCAAGGTCGTCAAATAATGAGTGCCAGTATTACCACCATCAACCACTTGGAAATGCGCTTAACGGAATCTGTAGATGCGGTAAAACAGTTGCAAAATATGAGTGGTCAAATCGGCTCTATTCTCGATGTGATTCGCAATATCGCTGAGCAAACTAACCTGCTCGCGCTTAACGCAGCTATCGAAGCCGCTCGTGCTGGAGAACAAGGCCGTGGTTTTGCCGTGGTAGCCGATGAGGTGCGCGTGCTGGCCCAACGAACCACGGAGTCTACGACAGAAATCGAAAGCATGATTGGCGAGCTGCAAAGTAGCTCTAGCTCAGCAAGCAACGTTATCCAAAGCTGCATGCAAGACATGACATTAACCGTTGACCAAGCATCTGATGCCAACAGTGCAATGGAAGAAATTCAGTCATTGATTATTCAAATCAGCGATATGGCGGGGCATATTTCGAGTGCATGTACCGAGCAAAACAGCACCACCACAACCATTGCACAAAGCGTCGAAGAGATAAATGAGATTGCAGACTCGAGCTATCGTGCAATGACTGACATCGCCGAAGCCAGCAGTACCCTCACTCGCTTAGCTAGCCAACAAGGGGATTTGGTCCATCAGTTTAGGTTATAA
- a CDS encoding DUF1887 family protein yields MTIHVGIIDQDPIRLVTPLLDNRTISHHIVFIGIDAQKEMYERLHSVLAKRQITSEFFEIPNVANTSRIKQTVIQLADELKSRGEGVKLNASCGLRHRLLSVYEVFRSYHWPIFVVEPNSDRLCWLYPEGKEDTQVEDLITIDDYLTIFGARGEFSEQNVPTQLDQKLYELGERWASNALELGPGLATLNYLATTCRKEQKLDVELSEKQQGYRELNMLLSDLVETEIATYENGLLTFASEEARRFSNGEWLETLVHSTVRQIQQDMPTIQDHSLNVQVYRQLGEREVRNELDVASVVNNKLHIIECKTKGMRDDGDDTLYKLESLRDLLGGLQARAMLVSFRPLRYNDITRAEDLGLALIGPDELKDLKTHLTQWFAEAGGSEDCSDC; encoded by the coding sequence ATGACAATTCATGTTGGCATAATCGATCAAGACCCTATTCGCTTGGTCACACCATTATTAGATAATCGAACCATTAGTCACCATATCGTGTTTATTGGTATCGATGCGCAAAAAGAAATGTACGAGCGTCTCCACAGTGTTTTAGCCAAACGCCAAATCACTTCCGAATTTTTTGAAATCCCCAATGTAGCGAACACCTCCCGTATCAAGCAGACCGTTATCCAACTTGCTGATGAGCTCAAGTCACGTGGTGAAGGCGTTAAGCTGAATGCCAGTTGTGGTTTGCGTCACCGATTGCTTTCGGTATACGAAGTTTTCCGTAGCTATCATTGGCCTATTTTTGTCGTAGAACCAAACAGCGACCGCCTTTGCTGGCTTTACCCTGAAGGCAAAGAAGACACTCAAGTTGAAGACTTGATTACCATTGATGACTATCTGACCATCTTTGGTGCGCGTGGTGAGTTTTCTGAGCAGAACGTGCCAACTCAGCTTGATCAAAAACTCTATGAACTGGGCGAGCGCTGGGCCAGCAACGCACTGGAGTTAGGCCCTGGTCTTGCAACCCTAAACTACCTCGCAACAACATGTCGCAAAGAGCAAAAGCTCGACGTCGAACTGTCTGAAAAGCAACAAGGCTACCGCGAGCTCAACATGCTACTGTCGGATTTAGTCGAAACTGAAATCGCCACCTATGAAAATGGGCTACTGACATTCGCGAGTGAAGAAGCGCGTCGTTTTTCTAACGGCGAATGGCTAGAAACTCTAGTTCACAGCACGGTGCGCCAAATTCAACAAGATATGCCAACCATTCAAGATCACTCTTTGAATGTACAGGTATATCGCCAATTGGGTGAACGTGAAGTGCGCAATGAACTAGACGTGGCTTCTGTGGTCAATAACAAGCTACACATCATTGAATGTAAAACCAAAGGGATGCGTGATGACGGCGACGACACCCTGTACAAGCTCGAATCGCTGCGCGACCTACTCGGTGGTCTACAAGCTCGCGCGATGCTGGTGAGCTTCCGTCCGTTACGTTATAACGATATTACGCGTGCCGAGGATCTAGGTTTAGCACTCATTGGTCCTGACGAGCTAAAAGATCTCAAAACCCACCTTACCCAGTGGTTTGCAGAAGCAGGTGGTTCAGAGGATTGCTCGGACTGCTAA
- the norR gene encoding nitric oxide reductase transcriptional regulator NorR, protein MTVNVEQTLLDIALNLSTSLASEEQYQHIVEGISQVFPCDAAALFILDEQGFLTPVAVKGVSHSILGRRFFPSAHPRLQQIMQSRSPVRFDANCPLPDPFDGVMLTADQTIDVHDCLGCSLYVEGQLVGVLTMDALNVGAFDDLDTMMVDTFTALTAATLRNIAQLKALKAQNRKHRSVTQTLIQQARTQQGEMVGFSPQFEKLKQNIATVAKSDFAVLVSGETGTGKELVAHNLHAQSHRADKPMIYVNCAALPEGLAESELFGHVKGAFTGANSHRSGKFELADGGTIFLDEIGELPLILQAKLLRVIQQGELQRVGSDQHLTVNVRIIAATNRKLEEEVEQGRFRADLFHRLNVFPIYVPPLREREGDIAVLSGYLLEKMRTQFNAPNLHVHPKALQVLESQDWQGNIRQLEHSLTRAALHAIQHEQMTIQLHHFDDIKPSDDVKNTSRYFPLDSQPMRTLVELYQKDLITHALECSNKTWAQAADFLQMDRGNLYRMGKKLGIQ, encoded by the coding sequence ATGACAGTCAACGTTGAGCAAACCTTACTCGATATCGCCCTTAATCTCAGCACTAGCCTTGCGAGTGAAGAGCAATATCAACACATTGTCGAAGGCATTAGCCAAGTATTCCCTTGTGATGCTGCCGCCCTATTTATTCTTGATGAGCAAGGATTCTTAACACCCGTCGCTGTTAAAGGCGTCTCTCACTCAATATTAGGTCGACGTTTTTTCCCAAGCGCTCACCCACGCCTGCAACAAATTATGCAAAGTCGCTCACCGGTTCGTTTCGATGCCAACTGCCCGTTGCCCGACCCTTTTGATGGCGTGATGCTCACGGCTGATCAAACTATCGACGTACACGACTGTCTGGGTTGTAGCCTCTATGTCGAAGGGCAGTTGGTGGGCGTACTCACTATGGATGCACTCAATGTCGGCGCGTTTGACGACTTAGACACCATGATGGTCGATACCTTTACCGCCTTGACTGCGGCAACCCTGCGCAATATTGCTCAGCTCAAAGCGCTAAAAGCACAAAACCGTAAGCATCGCTCCGTCACCCAGACCCTTATCCAGCAAGCACGAACTCAACAAGGCGAAATGGTCGGATTTAGCCCACAGTTTGAAAAGCTCAAACAGAATATTGCTACTGTCGCTAAATCAGATTTCGCCGTGCTGGTATCTGGAGAAACAGGAACAGGGAAAGAGTTGGTCGCGCATAATCTCCACGCACAATCTCATCGCGCGGATAAACCCATGATCTATGTTAACTGCGCAGCCTTGCCTGAAGGGCTAGCAGAAAGTGAACTGTTCGGCCATGTCAAAGGAGCATTTACTGGTGCTAACAGCCATCGCTCCGGCAAATTTGAACTGGCGGATGGTGGTACGATTTTCCTCGATGAAATTGGCGAATTACCACTGATATTGCAAGCCAAGTTGCTGCGAGTGATACAGCAAGGCGAGTTGCAGCGCGTTGGTAGTGATCAACACCTGACTGTCAATGTGCGAATTATCGCAGCCACCAACCGTAAGCTCGAAGAAGAGGTCGAACAGGGACGCTTTCGTGCCGACCTGTTTCACCGACTCAACGTCTTTCCGATTTATGTCCCGCCGCTAAGGGAGAGAGAGGGTGATATTGCGGTGCTCTCTGGCTATCTGCTGGAGAAAATGCGCACCCAATTTAATGCACCTAACTTACATGTCCATCCAAAGGCACTGCAAGTACTAGAGAGCCAAGACTGGCAGGGTAACATCCGACAACTTGAACATAGCTTAACCCGCGCGGCTTTGCATGCCATTCAACACGAGCAAATGACGATTCAACTGCATCACTTTGATGATATTAAACCGTCAGATGATGTTAAAAATACATCTCGATATTTCCCGCTCGACAGCCAACCAATGCGTACGCTCGTCGAGTTATATCAAAAGGATTTGATCACACATGCATTGGAGTGTTCGAACAAAACATGGGCACAAGCAGCTGATTTTCTTCAAATGGATCGCGGAAACCTCTATCGAATGGGCAAAAAACTTGGCATTCAATAA
- the hcp gene encoding hydroxylamine reductase yields MFCIQCEQTIQTPTIKGCSFTQGMCGKTSEVSDLQDVLVYTLQGVSYWAQQAREFEIIDTEIDNWAPRAFFATLTNVNFDPERILEFTQQAATYKAQLKQQTFAAATLNNVTLEAAPQVAEFELPATAQEVLAFAPQAAVNRGKDAVNEDVMGLRLLCLYGLKGAAAYMEHARVLGQTDAEIHGQFHKIMAWLGTEPTDLNALLECSMEIGLMNYKVMEMLDLGETTTFGHPAPTAVNVKPVKGKCILVSGHDLHDLEKILQQTEGKGINVYTNGEMLPAHGYPELNKYPHLVGNYGSAWQNQQKEFANFPGAIVMTSNCLLNPNVGQYADRLFTRSIVGWPGVSHIEGDDFSAAIDAALAQPGFQHDEIEQMITVGFGRNALMNAAPAVIDQVKQGNIRHFFLVGGCDGDKAERSYYTDFTANAPEDTLILTLACGKFRFNKNQFGDINGIPRLLDVGQCNDAYSAIQLALALAKEFDCDINELPLTLVLSWFEQKAIVILLTLFALGVKGIYTGPTAPAFLTDNLLAIIQEKFDMRAISDVESDMQAILG; encoded by the coding sequence ATGTTCTGTATTCAATGTGAGCAGACAATTCAAACCCCAACCATTAAAGGCTGTTCATTCACGCAAGGGATGTGTGGTAAAACATCGGAAGTGTCTGACTTACAAGACGTTCTAGTTTACACACTACAAGGCGTTTCTTACTGGGCACAACAGGCTCGAGAGTTTGAGATCATCGATACAGAGATCGACAATTGGGCGCCACGCGCGTTCTTTGCAACTCTCACCAATGTTAACTTCGATCCTGAGCGTATTCTTGAGTTCACTCAGCAAGCTGCAACCTATAAAGCACAGCTAAAACAACAAACTTTCGCCGCAGCGACACTCAACAATGTCACGCTTGAGGCTGCCCCTCAAGTCGCTGAATTTGAGCTTCCAGCCACGGCTCAAGAAGTATTGGCATTTGCTCCACAAGCAGCGGTCAACCGCGGTAAAGATGCGGTCAATGAAGATGTAATGGGTCTTCGCCTGCTATGTCTATATGGTTTGAAAGGCGCTGCGGCCTATATGGAGCATGCCCGCGTACTTGGACAAACCGACGCTGAGATCCATGGACAGTTCCACAAAATCATGGCATGGCTGGGTACCGAGCCAACAGACCTCAATGCATTGCTTGAATGTTCTATGGAAATTGGCTTAATGAACTACAAAGTGATGGAGATGCTCGACCTTGGCGAAACGACCACTTTTGGTCACCCAGCGCCGACCGCAGTAAATGTAAAACCAGTAAAAGGTAAATGTATCTTGGTTTCTGGTCACGACTTACATGATTTGGAAAAAATCCTGCAGCAAACCGAAGGCAAAGGCATCAATGTTTACACCAATGGTGAGATGCTGCCAGCGCACGGCTATCCAGAACTCAACAAGTACCCACATCTGGTGGGCAACTACGGCAGCGCTTGGCAAAACCAGCAGAAAGAATTTGCCAATTTCCCTGGCGCAATCGTGATGACATCAAACTGCCTGCTCAACCCAAATGTTGGTCAGTACGCCGATCGCTTATTCACTCGCAGTATCGTGGGTTGGCCTGGTGTCAGTCACATTGAAGGCGACGATTTCTCTGCCGCTATCGACGCAGCGCTCGCTCAACCTGGTTTTCAGCACGATGAAATCGAACAGATGATCACTGTCGGCTTTGGTCGCAATGCTCTGATGAACGCCGCTCCTGCGGTCATAGACCAAGTGAAACAAGGCAATATCCGTCATTTCTTCCTAGTTGGTGGCTGTGACGGTGATAAAGCTGAGCGTAGTTACTACACAGACTTCACTGCGAATGCGCCAGAAGATACGCTGATCTTGACGCTGGCCTGCGGTAAATTCCGTTTTAACAAAAATCAGTTTGGTGACATCAATGGCATCCCTCGTCTGCTTGATGTTGGCCAATGTAATGATGCCTACTCAGCAATTCAACTGGCGTTAGCACTAGCAAAAGAGTTCGATTGCGATATCAATGAACTGCCACTGACATTAGTACTGTCTTGGTTTGAGCAAAAAGCGATTGTGATTCTATTGACGCTGTTCGCTTTGGGTGTCAAAGGCATCTACACAGGTCCAACTGCACCTGCTTTCTTGACCGATAACCTACTGGCAATTATTCAAGAGAAGTTCGACATGCGCGCAATTAGCGATGTCGAAAGTGATATGCAAGCCATCCTAGGCTAA